In Gimesia benthica, a single window of DNA contains:
- a CDS encoding phosphatase PAP2 family protein, which translates to MSETGWLKLFSRRLLKWIEFAVNWLKGREPLVLVFFLILAGATWAFIELTDEVLEQETQAFDKWVIRSMRRADDPSVPIGPPWAQEMGRDLTALGGVATLVFFTTVVAGYLWIEGKKRVILLLLFASLGGLLLSSALKHFISRPRPDVVPHLSYVYTSSFPSGHSMLSAVIYLTLGALLASVIQRTRVKIYVLCVALLLTLLIGLSRIYLGVHYPTDVIAGWTAGLAWALFCWILARWLQQRHRIEDASPTSESAAADSEI; encoded by the coding sequence ATGTCTGAAACCGGATGGCTGAAATTGTTCTCTCGGCGGCTGCTGAAATGGATCGAGTTTGCGGTGAACTGGCTCAAAGGTCGTGAACCGCTGGTGCTGGTCTTTTTTCTGATCCTGGCCGGGGCTACCTGGGCGTTCATTGAACTCACCGACGAGGTGCTGGAACAGGAGACCCAGGCATTCGACAAGTGGGTGATTCGTTCGATGCGACGGGCCGATGATCCGTCGGTTCCCATCGGGCCACCCTGGGCGCAGGAGATGGGCCGCGATCTGACCGCGCTGGGGGGCGTGGCGACGCTGGTCTTCTTTACGACGGTCGTGGCAGGCTATCTCTGGATCGAAGGGAAAAAACGGGTGATCCTGTTATTGCTGTTCGCTTCCCTCGGTGGGCTGCTGCTCAGTTCTGCGCTCAAGCATTTCATCAGCCGACCCCGCCCGGATGTGGTGCCGCATCTCTCGTATGTTTATACCAGCAGCTTCCCCAGTGGCCACTCGATGCTTTCGGCGGTGATCTATCTCACGCTGGGGGCACTGCTGGCGTCGGTGATTCAGCGGACGCGGGTGAAGATTTACGTGCTTTGTGTGGCACTGCTGCTGACGCTGTTGATTGGGCTCAGTCGGATCTACCTCGGCGTGCATTACCCGACCGATGTGATTGCCGGCTGGACCGCGGGTCTGGCGTGGGCGCTGTTCTGCTGGATCCTTGCGCGTTGGTTACAGCAGCGGCACCGGATTGAAGATGCCAGCCCGACCTCGGAATCTGCTGCTGCCGACTCCGAGATCTGA
- a CDS encoding sigma-70 family RNA polymerase sigma factor yields the protein MRNSEYQRLLNESLQGNQEAIGQLLDRHRPYLKFITQRALDGRLQARVDDSDIVQQTCLSALRNFQQFDGKEEAQFVAWLQKIHERNIQDTIRRHAGAEKRAVGNEVAGSRLEGLFHLETLSPSQRVMQAEDAVRLAEVLASIPADQGEAVRLRHIEGWSLADLEQHFGRSETAVASLIKRGLENLRKRLNGDA from the coding sequence ATGCGCAACTCGGAATACCAGCGACTTCTCAACGAATCGCTGCAGGGCAACCAGGAGGCGATCGGGCAATTGCTGGATCGCCACCGGCCCTATTTGAAGTTCATCACGCAACGGGCGCTGGACGGTCGTCTGCAGGCTCGCGTGGATGATTCGGATATCGTGCAGCAGACCTGTCTGTCGGCCCTGCGAAACTTTCAGCAGTTCGACGGGAAAGAAGAGGCGCAGTTTGTTGCCTGGTTGCAGAAAATCCATGAACGGAATATTCAGGATACGATACGCCGACACGCGGGCGCAGAGAAGCGGGCCGTAGGTAATGAAGTCGCGGGCTCGCGTCTGGAGGGGCTGTTTCACCTGGAAACTCTGAGTCCCTCACAAAGGGTGATGCAGGCCGAGGATGCAGTGCGGCTGGCGGAAGTGCTGGCGTCGATTCCTGCAGACCAGGGGGAAGCGGTGCGGTTAAGGCACATCGAAGGCTGGTCGCTGGCGGATCTGGAGCAACACTTTGGTCGTTCGGAAACGGCGGTGGCCTCCCTGATCAAACGCGGACTCGAAAATTTACGCAAACGACTCAACGGTGATGCCTGA